Proteins from a genomic interval of Quercus robur chromosome 9, dhQueRobu3.1, whole genome shotgun sequence:
- the LOC126699174 gene encoding receptor-like protein EIX2 has translation MEGSLGFLFLTFLIIPLPHFFIFCTGHTHSEVRCIDSERHALLTFKQDLIDPSNRLSSWIFDGDCCRWVGVVCHNLTAHVQQLHLRSFPPDWDVFTTQGQIDAYEQSMFGGKLNPSLLDLKHLNYFDLSFNNFSASPIPEFLGSMKSLTSLNLSNARFVGLIPHQLGNLSNLLHLNLESSRFPGLYVNNLQWLSGLPLLQHLDMSGVDLSKASDWLQVTNTLPSLFDLRLSSCQLPFIPPTLTVNFSSLLTLDLSENQFENTLIPSWIFGLRNLVSLRLSENSFQGPIPVDLQNMTSLSHLDLSNNHINSLIPNWLYSFRSLEFLNLQFTNLQGTISSAIGNLTSAISIDLSFNELGGKLPRSLGNLCNLREIILSNNKWGQEISEILESLSGCVSDGLEILDLSNSQLHGQLTDELGVFKNLVKLFARSNSISGPIPMSLGNLSSLTYLDFSNNLFNGTLPQNFGHLKNLVRLYFWNNSISGPLSVSLGNLSSLTYLDLGNNQLEGTLPQNFGQLSKLETLHIESNMLKGVVSEVHFSNLTSLRGLFASGNQLTLKASQNWIPPFQLESLYLQSWNLGPKFPPWLCSQRHLQSLDISDTRISDVVPSSFWNLSSQFRLLNLSHNLIHGEIPVILSASVIDLSSNHFKGPLPCISSNVYVLDLSNNSFSGSISHFFCFKVNEHKTIGYLNLGKNLLSGIIPDCLMNWNDLVVLNLGYNNFSGIIPASMGSLASLQSLHLYKNKFFGKLPSSLKNCTELVTIDVAENRFAGNIPSWIGHRCTSLMILNLRANYFHGHIPKELCALASLQVLDLSHNKLSGSIPRCVKNFSAMATNNISNDHLNSYSSFTNYGETLPLESALLVIKGNIFEYSTILQFVKSIDFSKNSLSGKIPIEVTSLQGLQSLNLSYNLLIGSIPENIGAMGSLESIDFSLNQLSGQVPSSMSSLTFLNHLNLSNNNLTGKIPLSTQLQSLDPSSFIGNKLCGPPLTNSCTTNGVKPNIRSKDTGGLEVDWFYVSMSLGSVVGFCGVCGPLLFNKLWRMMYFQFLDHIGYKLKSFVL, from the coding sequence ATGGAGGGTTCCTTAGGATTCCTTTTCCTCACTTTTCTAATTATTCCTCTTcctcatttcttcattttttgcaCCGGACACACTCACTCTGAGGTTCGTTGCATCGATAGCGAGCGACATGCCCTTCTCACCTTCAAGCAAGACCTTATTGATCCTTCAAACCGGCTCTCCTCTTGGATATTTGATGGGGATTGCTGTCGCTGGGTTGGTGTTGTCTGCCACAACCTCACTGCTCACGTTCAACAACTCCATCTCAGAAGCTTCCCTCCTGATTGGGATGTTTTTACGACTCAGGGACAAATTGATGCCTATGAGCAGTCAATGTTTGGTGGTAAGCTAAATCCTTCTCTGCTTGATTTGAAGCATTTGAATTACTTTGACCTCAGCTTCAATAATTTCTCTGCTTCTCCTATTCCTGAATTTCTCGGTTCAATGAAGAGTTTAACTTCTCTTAATCTCTCTAATGCGAGATTTGTGGGACTCATACCTCATCAACTTggaaatctctccaatttgctCCATCTCAATCTCGAAAGTTCTCGTTTTCCTGGTTTATATGTGAATAACCTTCAATGGCTTTCTGGTCTTCCTTTGCTACAACATCTGGATATGAGTGGTGTAGATCTTAGCAAAGCCTCTGATTGGCTACAAGTCACAAATACACTCCCTTCCTTGTTTGACTTGCGCTTGTCATCTTGCCAACTTCCTTTCATTCCACCGACACTCACTGTTAACTTTTCATCTCTCCTCACCCTCGATCTTTCAGAGAACCAATTTGAAAACACTTTGATCCCATCATGGATCTTTGGTCTTCGTAATCTTGTTTCTCTTCGTCTATCTGAAAATAGCTTTCAAGGTCCAATCCCTGTTGATCTCCAAAACATGACTTCTCTTAGTCACCTCGATCTATCTAATAACCATATCAACTCTTTAATTCCCAATTGGTTGTATAGTTTTAGAAGTCTTGAGTTTCTCAACCTTCAGTTCACTAATTTGCAGGGAACAATCTCCAGTGCCATTGGAAACCTAACCTCTGCCATTAGTATTGACTTGTCATTCAATGAACTTGGTGGAAAGTTGCCAAGATCATTGGGTAATCTCTGTAACTTAAGGGAAATCATATTGTCAAACAACAAATGGGGTCAAGAGATATCTGAAATCTTAGAAAGTTTATCAGGGTGTGTTTCAGATGGACTAGAGATCTTAGACTTAAGTAATTCTCAACTTCATGGTCAATTGACGGATGAACTTGGGGTATTTAAAAATCTAGTCAAACTTTTTGCTAGGTCTAATTCAATATCTGGTCCAATTCCAATGTCTTTAGGAAATCTTTCATCTTTGACATACCtggatttttcaaacaatctaTTCAACGGAACTCTCCCTCAAAATTTTGGACATTTGAAAAATCTAGTGAGACtttatttttggaataattCAATTTCAGGTCCACTTTCGGTGTCTTTAGGAAATCTTTCATCTCTGACATACCTGGATCTTGGGAATAATCAATTGGAAGGAACCCTCCCTCAAAATTTTGGACAGCTTTCCAAACTTGAGACTTTACATATTGAGTCTAATATGTTGAAAGGTGTCGTGTCTGAAGTTCATTTTTCCAATTTAACCAGTTTGAGGGGACTTTTTGCATCTGGAAACCAACTGACTTTAAAAGCAAGTCAAAATTGGATTCCTCCTTTTCAGCTTGAGTCTTTATACTTGCAATCATGGAATTTAGGGCCAAAATTTCCCCCATGGCTTTGTTCACAAAGGCATCTGCAGTCGTTAGACATCTCTGATACAAGGATTTCAGATGTGGTTCCTTCTTCATTTTGGAACTTGTCTTCTCAGTTCCGACTTTTAAATCTCTCCCACAATCTAATCCATGGAGAAATTCCCGTGATTTTGTCTGCTTCAGTGATTGATTTAAGTTCAAACCATTTCAAAGGTCCATTGCCTTGTATATCCTCTAATGTGTATGTGCTAGATCTTTCTAACAATTCATTCTCTGGATctatttctcactttttttgtttcaaagtGAATGAGCACAAAACCATAGGATATCTCAATCTTGGAAAAAATCTTTTATCAGGAATAATACCTGATTGTTTGATGAATTGGAACGACTTGGTGGTCTTGAATTTGGGGTACAACAATTTCAGTGGCATTATTCCAGCATCGATGGGATCTTTGGCTTCTCTTCAATCTTTGCACttatacaaaaacaaattttttggaAAGTTACCATCATCTTTGAAAAATTGTACAGAGTTGGTAACTATTGATGTTGCTGAAAATAGGTTTGCTGGAAACATACCTTCTTGGATTGGGCATAGATGTACAAGCTTGATGATTCTTAACCTTCGCGCAAACTATTTCCATGGTCACATACCAAAAGAACTCTGTGCTCTAGCTTCACTCCAAGTATTGGACCTTTCACATAATAAGCTATCTGGAAGCATACCTAGAtgtgttaaaaattttagcgCCATGGCcacaaataatatttcaaatgaccACTTGaattcttattcttcttttacTAATTATGGTGAAACTCTCCCACTTGAAAGTGCATTGCTTGTGATAAAGGGAAACATTTTTGAGTATAGCACCATTCTCCAATTCGTAAAAAGTATAGACTTTTCCAAGAATAGTCTATCAGGAAAGATCCCCATCGAAGTTACTAGTCTCCAAGGATTACAATCTTTGAATTTGTCATATAATCTCTTGATCGGAAGTATTCCTGAGAATATAGGTGCTATGGGATCACTGGAATCTATTGATTTCTCTTTGAACCAACTTTCAGGTCAAGTTCCCTCAAGCATGTCAAGTTTGACATTTTTAAATCATTTGAACTTGTCAAACAACAATTTGACTGGGAAAATTCCTTTAAGCACTCAACTACAAAGCCTTGATCCATCCAGTTTTATTGGAAACAAACTGTGTGGACCACCACTTACTAATAGTTGTACTACAAATGGTGTAAAACCCAACATAAGAAGTAAAGATACTGGTGGACTTGAAGTGGATTGGTTCTATGTGAGCATGTCACTCGGCTCGGTGGTTGGGTTTTGTGGTGTATGTGGTCCTTTACTATTCAATAAGCTATGGAGAATGATGTACTTTCAATTCCTAGATCATATAGGGTACAAGCTTAAGAGTTTTGTCTTGTAA